In a single window of the Scophthalmus maximus strain ysfricsl-2021 chromosome 18, ASM2237912v1, whole genome shotgun sequence genome:
- the LOC118283700 gene encoding G2/M phase-specific E3 ubiquitin-protein ligase-like translates to MGSLRFLKTLEERDELVTAVLGFYTEGRVHAPLQQFREGLSVFGALAAMEEHCDVLAPVFLADQKVLCASDLVTLFVTRSFSLAGSNRKRAELKTIAYWRDWLLQVEDGASPLSLGDVLIFSTGLDKIPAMGFPTQPELEFLHPEDGPAMFPMANTCGPVLRLPVQPTFPKFESAMDMGIGGAIQFGIQ, encoded by the exons ATGGGTTCTCTGCGCTTCCTCAAAACTCTAGAGGAGAGGGATGAACTGGTGACCGCTGTCCTGGGGTTCTACACTGAGGGTCGAGTCCATGCTCCCCTTCAGCA GTTCAGAGAGGGCCTCAGCGTCTTCGGTGCTCTGGCTGCAATGGAGGAGCACTGTGATGTCCTGGCACCAGTCTTCCTGGCAGACCAGAAAGTGCTGTGTGCCTCAGATCTGGTTACACTGTTTGTAACACGCAGCTTCTCACTGGCTGGATCCAACAGGAAAAGAGCGGAGCTAAAAACCATCGCCTATTGGAGAGACTGGCTCCTGCAGGTGGAGG ATGGCGCATCCCCGCTGAGCCTGGGAGATGTCCTTATTTTTTCCACTGGACTAGACAAAATCCCAGCAATGGGATTTCCCACACAGCCGGAGCTGGAATTTCTCCATCCGGAAGATGGACCGGCCATGTTCCCTATGGCAAATACATGTGGACCAGTACTGCGCCTGCCTGTACAGCCAACATTCCCCAAATTTGAAAGTGCTATGGATATGGGGATTGGGGGCGCAATTCAATTTGGcattcagtga